In Geopsychrobacter electrodiphilus DSM 16401, a single window of DNA contains:
- a CDS encoding IPT/TIG domain-containing protein — protein sequence MKFKSFKHGRRVKICLLVLFVVGLSARSTLAIETYKTPKFPTLKTNKLILQLPNEKTPGINLKSPGKILRQCSTPDPALTNIRVGHVSTAGERPGFYEVSVEGEVVNAGQGVYLLNSRPIWAKLRESGHSIPGTRDRSFSGELAPGQSRSFYFRIPHLSSSADFIPEYTVTINMSGPDCNPQNNQKIITGAEISAAIAAYGRSTMQITRVRACVRPGRGVVIDGHNFGSRSPRYTALFGTRPGEIQSWTDRQLIIKAPTGLDPDLPLPLTLHATNQPSSAVMAHFGVRTCPSRQHKSAATPADFKFGTMVNSGDHSHARGERPLLVMLLQAPPGKGTTARIDHNIAYYDRMIFGPNFPNVAQYFAVNSAYSPYTSRGGHGFTWRKATIIGPVLDSTPQSTLDKRWSSVKKIAAAQGFDFSQYDQNSDGVVTESELGILVVDNYGAFSGITSGDPGCVDVPSPRASRPRISVCSGVSMADHRANMITVAHELSHQLGTIDIYGSTGGVSLSLSLMGGTADAVLDKTFNLDPWHRSRLGWIKPRIFNLSEPGSAMLRAPSDQYGESYNGGPIILYDPHRRSPLFPHRDTQEYFIVEYRSKQFIRASGGHPDLAYGYDASIPHDGVSVWHVKTDAAGNLISIPDRIPESINHRCANNRTQNIVDGKSRVTNRRIPVVGLSCGDVMSNVHISPPGRGGLPFGWGGNVLLQQRDGALSLNWLNNTNDGDGDDVGIRLKVYDEGKGYAKIRWDPRR from the coding sequence ATGAAATTCAAAAGCTTTAAACATGGTAGAAGAGTTAAAATTTGTTTGCTGGTTCTCTTCGTTGTCGGTCTCTCTGCACGGTCAACCCTTGCGATTGAAACATACAAAACACCTAAATTCCCGACGCTGAAAACGAATAAACTAATTCTGCAACTACCGAACGAAAAAACCCCGGGCATCAACCTGAAGTCCCCCGGAAAAATCCTCAGGCAGTGCTCCACTCCGGATCCGGCCTTAACGAATATCCGTGTAGGGCATGTTTCTACGGCGGGAGAACGCCCCGGGTTTTATGAGGTCTCAGTTGAAGGAGAAGTCGTTAACGCCGGTCAGGGTGTATATCTCCTGAACTCCAGACCGATCTGGGCAAAACTCAGGGAATCCGGGCACTCGATTCCTGGGACCCGGGACAGATCCTTTAGTGGCGAACTGGCTCCGGGCCAAAGTCGCTCATTTTATTTTCGAATCCCCCATCTCAGCAGCAGTGCTGATTTTATCCCTGAATATACCGTTACCATTAATATGTCCGGCCCCGATTGCAACCCTCAAAACAATCAGAAAATTATCACCGGGGCTGAAATCAGTGCGGCTATCGCCGCATATGGACGATCAACGATGCAGATTACCCGTGTTAGAGCTTGTGTCAGACCAGGACGCGGTGTTGTTATTGACGGCCACAATTTCGGCAGTCGCTCCCCCCGCTATACGGCACTCTTCGGAACCCGGCCAGGCGAGATCCAATCTTGGACCGACCGGCAGTTAATTATCAAAGCACCGACAGGGCTCGACCCTGACCTGCCGCTCCCGCTAACCCTACACGCGACGAATCAACCTTCGTCAGCCGTCATGGCGCACTTTGGAGTCCGAACCTGCCCCAGCCGCCAACATAAATCAGCTGCTACTCCTGCAGACTTTAAGTTTGGCACCATGGTCAATTCCGGGGATCATTCTCATGCCCGCGGGGAGAGGCCGCTCCTTGTTATGTTATTGCAGGCCCCCCCTGGCAAGGGAACGACCGCAAGAATTGACCATAACATAGCTTATTACGACCGAATGATCTTTGGTCCGAATTTTCCAAATGTTGCTCAATATTTTGCGGTCAATTCGGCCTATTCTCCCTATACGTCGCGGGGAGGCCATGGTTTTACCTGGCGTAAAGCCACAATTATTGGCCCTGTCCTCGATTCAACGCCTCAAAGCACCTTGGATAAACGCTGGTCCTCAGTTAAGAAGATTGCTGCAGCACAGGGTTTTGATTTCAGCCAATATGATCAGAATTCTGACGGGGTCGTGACTGAGTCCGAGCTGGGTATTCTTGTGGTCGATAATTACGGTGCATTTAGCGGCATAACCTCGGGGGATCCAGGGTGTGTAGACGTCCCATCGCCGAGGGCCTCACGTCCAAGGATTTCCGTTTGTTCCGGGGTGTCTATGGCCGACCATCGCGCCAACATGATTACTGTTGCCCATGAGCTAAGCCATCAGTTAGGGACAATCGATATCTATGGGAGTACCGGGGGGGTAAGTTTGAGTTTATCTCTCATGGGGGGGACTGCCGATGCAGTGCTTGATAAAACCTTCAACCTGGATCCCTGGCACAGGAGCAGGCTTGGCTGGATTAAACCACGAATTTTTAATCTTTCTGAGCCCGGGTCCGCCATGTTGAGAGCACCCTCTGACCAATATGGTGAATCCTATAATGGGGGACCGATTATTCTTTACGACCCGCATAGACGCTCCCCTCTCTTCCCCCACCGTGATACTCAGGAATATTTTATTGTTGAATATCGCTCGAAGCAATTCATCCGAGCCTCTGGAGGTCACCCCGATTTGGCCTACGGCTATGACGCGAGTATCCCCCATGACGGCGTCTCCGTCTGGCATGTGAAAACTGATGCGGCAGGCAACCTCATCAGCATTCCCGACAGGATCCCCGAAAGCATAAATCATCGCTGCGCAAATAACCGAACCCAAAATATTGTCGATGGAAAATCACGTGTCACCAATCGCCGTATCCCCGTGGTCGGTCTCAGTTGTGGTGACGTTATGTCCAATGTTCATATTTCACCTCCTGGACGCGGTGGATTACCTTTCGGATGGGGCGGAAATGTCCTGTTGCAACAGCGGGATGGTGCTCTTAGCCTGAACTGGCTGAATAACACCAACGATGGGGACGGTGACGATGTGGGTATCCGGCTTAAGGTTTACGACGAGGGAAAAGGATATGCGAAGATTCGTTGGGATCCCCGCCGTTAA
- a CDS encoding helix-turn-helix domain-containing protein gives MKTYTQLASDQRYLILGLMKAGWKQGLSAEEIGVDKPTISRELKHISFFNDIWA, from the coding sequence ATGAAGACCTACACACAGCTCGCCAGCGATCAAAGATACCTGATTCTCGGGTTGATGAAAGCGGGTTGGAAACAAGGACTGAGCGCAGAGGAGATCGGTGTGGACAAGCCCACGATCTCGCGTGAGTTGAAGCATATATCTTTCTTCAATGATATTTGGGCTTAA